The following are encoded in a window of Paenibacillaceae bacterium GAS479 genomic DNA:
- a CDS encoding single-strand binding protein → MLNRVILIGRLTKDPELRYTPAGVAVTQFTLAVDRPFNSQSGEREADFIPIVTWRQLAETCANYLRKGRLTAVEGRMQVRNYENNEGKRVYVTEIIADNVRFLESGNREGGSREEGSYSGGSSNNGGGGNYGGNNSGGGQSGGGSQGGGSYGGNRGGGGSSNSRDPFSDDGRPIDISEDDLPF, encoded by the coding sequence ATGTTGAACCGTGTCATTCTGATCGGCAGACTGACCAAAGATCCGGAGCTTCGCTATACCCCTGCAGGAGTTGCGGTAACGCAATTCACGCTGGCGGTGGACCGGCCCTTTAATAGCCAGTCCGGCGAACGCGAAGCCGACTTTATTCCAATTGTCACCTGGAGGCAGCTGGCTGAAACCTGTGCCAACTATCTGCGCAAAGGCCGTCTGACGGCGGTCGAAGGCCGGATGCAAGTACGGAACTACGAAAACAATGAAGGCAAGCGTGTCTACGTGACCGAAATAATTGCCGACAACGTTCGGTTCCTGGAATCCGGTAACCGCGAAGGCGGTTCGCGTGAAGAGGGCTCTTATAGTGGAGGCAGCAGCAACAACGGTGGCGGCGGTAATTATGGCGGCAACAATAGCGGCGGCGGTCAATCAGGCGGCGGAAGCCAAGGCGGAGGTTCCTACGGGGGCAATCGCGGTGGCGGAGGTTCTTCCAACAGCCGAGATCCATTCTCGGATGACGGACGTCCTATCGACATCTCCGAAGATGATTTGCCATTTTAA
- a CDS encoding chromosome partitioning protein, ParB family, producing MSKRLGRGLDALIPSLSIQEGDKVVEIDLKQLRPNPYQPRITFHDESIHELAESIKQHGVIQPILVRSVLKGYEIIAGERRFRASQLCGLKSIPAVIRSFTDQQAMEIALIENLQREDLNAIDLAAAYHAIMDKFNLTQEELSLKVGKSRSHIANFLRLLSLPPEIKENVSRGTLSMGHARALAGLKEDKLRKELAKQAISSEWSVRELEQAIQTLDKKPLEPAAAKNKLQKRDPYLEELEENLRERFKTSVKIKASRERGKIELAYYNKQDLERILDLLKS from the coding sequence ATGAGCAAGCGGCTAGGTAGAGGACTAGATGCGCTCATTCCGTCTCTTTCGATCCAAGAAGGTGACAAGGTGGTCGAGATTGACCTGAAGCAGCTACGCCCGAATCCGTATCAGCCAAGGATAACCTTTCATGATGAATCCATTCATGAACTGGCGGAATCGATCAAGCAACATGGCGTAATTCAACCGATTCTAGTTCGATCCGTGCTTAAGGGTTACGAAATCATTGCTGGTGAGCGTCGTTTCCGTGCCTCTCAGCTTTGTGGGCTGAAAAGCATACCGGCTGTTATTCGTAGCTTTACGGATCAGCAGGCGATGGAAATTGCTCTCATCGAGAATCTTCAGCGTGAGGATTTGAACGCGATTGATCTGGCGGCTGCTTATCATGCCATCATGGACAAGTTCAATTTAACGCAAGAGGAGCTTTCACTTAAGGTCGGTAAATCCCGTTCTCATATCGCCAACTTCCTCCGTCTGTTGAGCTTGCCGCCTGAGATCAAGGAAAATGTTTCACGTGGAACATTATCGATGGGACATGCGCGTGCTTTGGCAGGACTCAAAGAAGATAAGCTGCGCAAGGAGCTGGCTAAGCAGGCTATATCGAGCGAGTGGAGTGTGCGCGAGCTTGAGCAGGCGATCCAAACGCTGGATAAGAAACCGTTGGAGCCTGCTGCGGCTAAAAACAAGCTGCAGAAGCGCGACCCTTATTTGGAAGAGTTGGAAGAAAACCTGAGAGAGAGATTCAAAACCTCGGTCAAAATCAAAGCGTCTCGCGAGCGTGGGAAAATTGAGCTGGCCTATTACAATAAGCAGGATCTGGAACGGATTTTGGACCTTTTGAAGTCCTGA
- a CDS encoding 16S rRNA m(7)G-527 methyltransferase, which translates to MDAVMDSFRARLEERGIPLSVRQMEQFQRYYELLVEWNEKMNLTGITERDAVFEKHFYDSVTLAFYLDLSSTPSLADIGSGAGFPSLPLKICFPHLKITIVDSLNKRITFLKHVCEELGLEQVECVHGRAEDIARLPQHRDRYAVVTARAVARLAGLSELCLPFVQKGGVFAAMKGAQPQEELDEARYAIRELRGQFNKVETLRLPDEQSERAIVLIRKTDSTPKAYPRKAGVPLKQPLQK; encoded by the coding sequence ATGGACGCAGTTATGGATAGCTTCCGCGCTAGGTTGGAAGAGCGGGGCATCCCGCTCTCAGTTCGGCAAATGGAACAGTTTCAACGGTATTATGAGCTTCTGGTGGAATGGAACGAGAAGATGAACTTGACCGGGATTACAGAGCGGGATGCGGTGTTCGAGAAGCATTTTTATGATTCCGTCACGCTGGCCTTCTATCTCGACCTGTCGTCGACTCCAAGTTTGGCCGATATAGGTTCTGGAGCCGGTTTTCCGAGCTTGCCACTTAAAATTTGCTTCCCTCATCTGAAAATAACGATTGTGGATTCGCTCAATAAGCGAATTACATTCCTCAAGCATGTATGTGAGGAGCTTGGACTGGAGCAGGTCGAGTGCGTGCATGGCCGGGCTGAGGATATTGCCCGTTTGCCGCAGCATCGTGATCGCTACGCGGTTGTCACAGCTCGCGCTGTTGCGCGTCTAGCCGGGCTGAGCGAGCTATGCTTGCCTTTCGTGCAAAAGGGTGGCGTTTTCGCCGCGATGAAGGGAGCTCAGCCGCAGGAAGAGCTCGACGAAGCTCGTTATGCGATCCGTGAGCTGCGCGGTCAGTTTAATAAGGTTGAGACGCTGCGACTTCCCGATGAACAATCGGAACGTGCGATCGTTTTGATTCGTAAAACAGATTCAACGCCCAAGGCTTATCCTCGCAAGGCGGGCGTACCACTGAAACAGCCTTTGCAAAAATAA
- a CDS encoding putative sporulation protein YyaC, translating into MKRPAAIREIPLKVPHTDPDAARQLTSRLQLHLHPVPADRRIAVVCIGTDRSTGDALGPIIGSHLDKQRGSLFELYGTLDEPVHAMNLESTLQDINRSISKPFIIGIDACLGQLSSVGCIQLGPGPVRPGAGVNKELPPVGDIHMTGIVNVGGFMEYFVLQNTRLNLVMRMAELMSDTLAQAIRDCRSYPVHAATQE; encoded by the coding sequence ATGAAACGTCCTGCTGCAATCCGGGAAATCCCGCTCAAAGTGCCTCATACGGATCCCGATGCTGCCCGTCAGCTTACCAGCCGCCTGCAGCTTCATCTTCATCCCGTACCAGCAGATCGCCGGATTGCCGTCGTCTGCATCGGCACCGACCGTTCTACCGGTGACGCCCTCGGGCCGATTATCGGCTCCCATCTGGACAAGCAGCGCGGCTCACTGTTCGAGCTGTACGGCACACTGGATGAACCTGTGCATGCGATGAATCTGGAAAGTACCTTGCAGGATATCAACCGCAGCATCTCCAAGCCCTTCATCATCGGCATCGATGCCTGTCTTGGCCAGTTGAGCAGCGTTGGCTGTATCCAGCTCGGTCCTGGCCCAGTGCGTCCGGGTGCCGGCGTGAACAAGGAGCTCCCACCAGTTGGCGACATCCATATGACGGGCATTGTGAACGTCGGTGGATTCATGGAATATTTTGTGCTCCAAAACACCCGACTTAATTTGGTTATGCGTATGGCTGAGTTAATGTCAGATACACTTGCCCAGGCTATTCGCGATTGTCGCTCTTACCCGGTTCACGCTGCGACGCAAGAGTAA
- a CDS encoding Predicted N-acetyltransferase YhbS, whose amino-acid sequence MSVQIRQAESRDVKALSGLFAELMGYESDTQEMRRQLELISSESHYYVAVADWEQQLVGTAMGIVCRDLVGNCTPFLLVENVVVSGKTRGKGVGRLLMQRLEQYGSEHGCSYVLLASSNDRIEAHQFYENIGYRGAKRGFVKDLVSQS is encoded by the coding sequence TTGAGCGTGCAAATTAGACAAGCGGAATCCCGAGACGTTAAGGCATTATCTGGACTTTTCGCGGAGCTGATGGGGTATGAATCCGATACGCAGGAAATGCGGAGGCAGCTAGAGCTTATTTCGTCCGAGTCTCATTATTATGTCGCTGTCGCGGACTGGGAGCAGCAGCTTGTGGGTACTGCTATGGGGATCGTATGCCGTGATCTGGTTGGAAACTGTACCCCTTTTCTTCTCGTTGAAAATGTCGTTGTGTCCGGAAAAACCCGCGGCAAAGGCGTTGGAAGGCTGCTTATGCAAAGGCTCGAGCAGTACGGAAGCGAGCATGGATGCAGTTACGTCCTACTTGCATCAAGCAATGACCGAATTGAAGCCCATCAATTTTATGAGAACATCGGGTACAGGGGCGCAAAGCGTGGCTTCGTCAAAGATCTTGTTTCGCAAAGTTAG
- a CDS encoding Effector of nucleoid occlusion Noc — MKEQFSRLFGLTDPKAALDEVKQIPIGSIDTSPYQPRTIFDDERIEELSQTIRTHGVIQPIVVRLRGDRYEIIAGERRWRAVTKLGLETIPAIVREFNDSQAASIALIENLQREGLSAIEEAVAYQKLIDLHSLTQESLAQRLGKSQSTIANKIRLLGLSEPVKMALTERKITERHARSLLALDSTELQQKVLEDVLSKELNVKQTEARVAFYKETSKAKKSKRVSFTKDVRLALNTIRQSIDMVSGSGLQIKTDEKDYEDHYEIVIKIPKR, encoded by the coding sequence ATGAAAGAACAATTTTCCCGGCTTTTCGGGCTGACCGACCCGAAGGCTGCTCTAGATGAGGTCAAGCAAATTCCCATCGGCAGCATTGATACAAGTCCGTATCAGCCGAGAACGATCTTTGATGACGAGAGAATTGAAGAGCTGAGCCAGACGATTCGTACACATGGCGTCATTCAGCCGATCGTCGTCCGTCTCAGAGGCGATCGTTATGAAATCATCGCTGGTGAGCGCCGTTGGCGTGCTGTCACGAAGCTGGGCCTGGAGACGATTCCAGCCATAGTACGGGAATTCAATGATTCCCAGGCCGCCTCGATTGCGTTGATCGAGAATCTGCAACGTGAAGGCTTAAGTGCCATTGAAGAAGCGGTAGCCTACCAGAAGCTAATTGATCTGCATAGTCTGACCCAGGAAAGCCTGGCCCAACGTCTTGGCAAAAGTCAATCGACGATTGCGAACAAGATCCGACTGCTCGGCCTCAGTGAGCCGGTTAAGATGGCTCTTACTGAGCGCAAGATTACGGAGCGGCATGCAAGGTCTTTGCTCGCTCTTGATTCCACCGAGCTGCAACAAAAGGTACTTGAAGACGTGCTGTCCAAGGAACTTAATGTTAAGCAGACCGAGGCAAGAGTTGCCTTTTACAAAGAAACATCCAAAGCTAAAAAGTCGAAGCGTGTTTCCTTTACGAAAGATGTTCGTCTGGCTTTAAATACGATCCGTCAATCCATTGATATGGTGTCGGGGTCCGGGCTTCAGATCAAAACGGACGAGAAGGATTATGAGGATCATTACGAGATCGTCATTAAAATTCCGAAGCGTTGA
- a CDS encoding tRNA uridine 5-carboxymethylaminomethyl modification enzyme, with amino-acid sequence MSYAAGQYDVLVIGAGHAGCEAALAAARMGCETLLLTINLDMVAFMPCNPSIGGPAKGHVVREIDALGGEMGRNIDKTYIQMRMLNTGKGPAVHALRAQADKFEYQHMMKKTIEETPQLTLRQGMAEELIVEDGVCVGVITKTGAEYRAKSVVVTTGTYLRGKVIMGELIYESGPNNQQPSLKLSQSLKENGFELVRFKTGTPPRVHKDSIDFSKMEIQPGDDKPKFFSFETEYGNNEQLPCWLTYTSEDTHRIINDNLHRAPMFSGVIEGTGPRYCPSIEDKIVRFADKPKHQIFLEPEGKNTSEYYVQGLSTSMPEDVQLGILRSIPGLEKVEMMRTGYAIEYDAVVPTQLWPSLETKVLPGLFTAGQINGTSGYEEAAGQGVIAGINAARKVQGKDPVIVERSQGYIGVLIDDLVTKGTNEPYRLLTSRAEYRLLLRHDNADLRLTPTGYEIGLISEERYAKFLEKKSLVEGELARLRTVKIRPEEAEAMLREFNSTPLQNTIDALTLLRRPEISYAQVEPFAPAPNELSEDMKEQVEIQVKYAGYIEKQLLQVERLGKMEKKKIPDDIDYSLVHGLASEAKQKLGAIRPLNIGQASRIAGVTPADISILLVHLDHYSRSRAARSS; translated from the coding sequence ATGAGTTATGCTGCAGGACAGTATGATGTCCTCGTCATTGGCGCCGGTCATGCCGGCTGTGAGGCGGCTCTGGCCGCTGCCCGCATGGGCTGTGAGACGCTGCTGCTCACAATTAATTTGGATATGGTCGCTTTCATGCCATGCAACCCTTCCATCGGCGGTCCTGCCAAAGGACATGTTGTTCGTGAGATTGATGCGCTTGGCGGCGAGATGGGCCGTAATATAGATAAAACTTATATTCAAATGAGGATGCTGAATACGGGCAAAGGGCCTGCTGTGCATGCACTGCGTGCTCAAGCAGATAAATTTGAGTATCAGCATATGATGAAAAAAACGATTGAGGAAACGCCTCAATTGACGCTTCGTCAAGGTATGGCGGAGGAGCTTATTGTAGAGGATGGAGTCTGCGTAGGTGTCATTACTAAGACCGGTGCGGAATATCGGGCTAAGTCGGTTGTCGTGACGACCGGCACTTATTTGCGCGGCAAGGTGATTATGGGTGAGCTGATTTACGAAAGTGGCCCTAACAACCAGCAACCATCGCTAAAGTTGTCCCAGTCGCTTAAGGAGAACGGCTTTGAACTCGTACGCTTCAAAACTGGTACGCCTCCTCGCGTCCACAAGGACAGCATCGATTTTTCCAAAATGGAAATCCAACCGGGCGACGATAAGCCAAAGTTCTTCTCGTTTGAGACCGAATATGGGAACAATGAGCAGCTGCCATGCTGGTTAACATACACGTCTGAGGATACGCATCGCATCATTAATGATAATTTGCATCGCGCACCGATGTTTTCTGGCGTCATAGAGGGAACAGGCCCGCGTTATTGCCCGTCGATTGAGGACAAAATTGTACGTTTTGCAGACAAGCCGAAACATCAGATTTTCTTGGAGCCTGAAGGTAAAAACACCTCGGAGTACTATGTTCAGGGCTTGTCGACAAGTATGCCGGAAGATGTACAGCTTGGTATCCTGCGCTCTATTCCTGGTCTGGAAAAGGTCGAGATGATGCGCACGGGTTATGCGATCGAGTACGATGCAGTCGTGCCGACGCAGTTATGGCCTTCGCTTGAGACGAAGGTGCTGCCGGGCTTGTTCACCGCCGGACAAATCAATGGGACATCAGGCTACGAGGAAGCGGCCGGACAAGGTGTTATCGCCGGCATCAATGCCGCTCGCAAAGTGCAAGGCAAAGACCCGGTCATCGTTGAGCGCTCGCAAGGTTATATTGGCGTTTTGATTGACGATCTGGTTACCAAAGGTACAAATGAGCCTTACCGACTGCTCACCTCCCGGGCGGAGTACCGGCTGCTGTTGCGCCATGACAACGCAGATCTGCGCCTTACGCCGACCGGTTACGAAATCGGCCTGATTAGCGAAGAGCGCTACGCCAAGTTCCTAGAGAAAAAATCCCTCGTAGAGGGAGAGCTTGCAAGACTTCGCACGGTCAAAATCCGTCCGGAGGAGGCCGAAGCTATGCTTCGCGAGTTCAATTCAACTCCTTTGCAAAATACGATCGATGCGCTCACCTTGCTGCGCCGTCCGGAAATTTCTTATGCACAGGTGGAGCCGTTCGCACCTGCTCCTAACGAGCTTAGCGAGGACATGAAAGAGCAGGTTGAGATCCAGGTTAAATATGCCGGTTATATAGAGAAGCAACTGCTGCAAGTAGAGCGGCTCGGCAAGATGGAAAAGAAGAAAATTCCGGATGATATCGATTATAGTCTCGTTCATGGACTGGCTTCCGAAGCGAAGCAAAAGCTCGGTGCGATTCGTCCGCTAAATATCGGTCAAGCTTCGCGGATTGCTGGTGTGACACCGGCAGATATTTCTATTCTGCTCGTGCATTTGGATCATTATAGCCGTTCACGCGCTGCGAGGAGCTCTTAA
- a CDS encoding cysteine desulfurase family protein, which yields MGVIAVDQPLIYLDHAATSWPKPEAVVNAVTETLMQGAANPGRGSHRMAVQSGRVMFEARKNLAKLLRISNPNDIALTANTTVGLNMAIKGILKSGDHVVATAVEHNSVRRPLEYLKESLGISVTYVETDANGELEATRIREALQPNTALVVATHSSNLLGSILPIAEIGEITRRQGIPFLVDAAQSAGILDIDVEAMGIDLLAFPGHKALLGPQGTGGLYIHPRLDPVPLLHGGTGSQSESATQPTVRPDRYEAGTPNTPGMAGLAAGVKHVLKITPAVIHAWETDLINRMRDGLSTVAGIRLLGPAEGRPRTGICAFTMEGVEASELSFILDQHYGIAVRSGYHCTPLAHWSAGTADSGAVRASVGFSTTDEEAEALVLALREIRTHYPL from the coding sequence GTGGGCGTCATAGCCGTTGATCAGCCGTTAATTTACCTCGATCATGCTGCGACATCTTGGCCCAAACCTGAGGCCGTCGTGAATGCGGTTACGGAGACACTTATGCAAGGTGCGGCTAACCCAGGAAGAGGGAGCCATCGGATGGCGGTTCAGTCAGGACGGGTGATGTTCGAAGCAAGGAAAAACCTGGCCAAACTGCTGCGAATATCGAATCCCAACGACATTGCGCTGACCGCGAATACAACGGTTGGGCTGAATATGGCCATCAAGGGCATATTGAAGTCCGGCGACCATGTTGTAGCAACTGCCGTGGAGCATAATTCCGTCCGCAGGCCTCTGGAATATTTAAAAGAGAGTCTTGGAATCAGTGTTACCTATGTAGAGACGGATGCCAATGGTGAGCTTGAGGCGACCCGGATTCGCGAGGCGCTCCAGCCCAACACAGCGCTAGTCGTAGCGACGCACAGTTCTAATCTATTGGGCTCGATTCTGCCTATAGCCGAGATTGGTGAGATCACTCGCCGACAAGGAATTCCTTTCCTCGTTGATGCTGCTCAGTCTGCTGGCATTCTGGACATTGATGTTGAGGCGATGGGAATTGACCTACTGGCCTTCCCTGGTCATAAAGCGTTGCTTGGCCCTCAAGGCACAGGAGGGCTGTACATTCATCCGAGATTAGACCCCGTTCCCTTACTGCATGGAGGGACCGGCAGCCAGTCGGAGTCGGCGACTCAGCCGACCGTAAGGCCGGATCGTTATGAAGCCGGAACGCCAAATACGCCCGGCATGGCCGGGCTAGCAGCAGGTGTGAAGCATGTGCTGAAAATAACTCCGGCAGTCATACACGCCTGGGAGACTGATCTGATAAACCGCATGCGGGATGGGCTTTCGACCGTGGCGGGAATCAGGCTGCTTGGGCCGGCTGAGGGGCGCCCAAGGACAGGGATATGCGCCTTCACGATGGAGGGCGTTGAGGCATCGGAGCTTTCTTTTATACTGGATCAGCATTATGGTATTGCCGTAAGATCGGGCTATCATTGTACCCCGCTGGCACATTGGAGCGCCGGGACAGCCGATTCAGGCGCAGTAAGAGCAAGTGTCGGTTTCTCTACAACGGACGAGGAAGCGGAAGCACTTGTGCTTGCTTTACGCGAGATTCGGACCCATTATCCCCTCTAG
- a CDS encoding SSU ribosomal protein S6P, with translation MRKYELMYIIRPETEQEAVQALVEKFNGIIANGGEVSKSDVLGKRRLAYEINKIRDGIYVLVHFTGTTEVVNELDRVIKITDDVIRFLIVKDAA, from the coding sequence GTGCGCAAATACGAATTGATGTATATCATTCGTCCGGAGACGGAGCAAGAAGCAGTTCAAGCTCTCGTCGAAAAATTCAATGGCATCATCGCGAATGGCGGAGAAGTATCCAAGTCCGACGTTCTCGGTAAACGCCGTCTTGCGTATGAGATCAACAAGATCCGTGACGGGATCTACGTTCTTGTCCACTTTACGGGTACAACCGAAGTGGTTAACGAACTGGATCGCGTTATCAAGATCACGGATGATGTTATCCGTTTCCTGATCGTCAAAGACGCGGCGTAA
- a CDS encoding small conductance mechanosensitive channel: protein MNPFVLLASANTNAGPENSGANNTGAGTANNAAGPENTEPMNLNDIPGDVAAKTNQFWTAMQEKFDSQFWINALIVCIKIALVLLIGRLIIFIVNKSIDKVLERESKVQQRTRRVVTMGRLLKNVASYVVYFITAMLVLPMLNINIGPLLAGAGVLGLAIGFGAQSLVKDVISGFFIVLEDQFAVGDVIQTGTFKGTVELIGLRTTRLKTWTGEVHIIPNGLIAQVTNFSLNHSLAVVDVDLPNNYKPDEAADSIREMLEKLENPNLVKVPDLLGVASLTTADYKLRIVAECLPNTEAVVSRQINMELQRLLRGRDEPQEELA from the coding sequence ATGAATCCATTCGTTCTGCTGGCATCAGCCAATACGAACGCCGGACCGGAAAATAGCGGAGCCAACAATACGGGGGCAGGAACGGCAAATAACGCAGCGGGACCGGAAAATACAGAGCCGATGAACTTAAATGATATTCCAGGCGATGTAGCGGCCAAAACGAATCAATTTTGGACTGCGATGCAGGAAAAGTTCGATAGCCAATTTTGGATTAATGCTCTTATCGTATGTATAAAAATCGCCCTTGTCCTGTTAATTGGACGATTGATCATTTTTATTGTGAACAAATCGATCGACAAGGTGCTGGAGCGGGAATCTAAGGTACAGCAACGCACGAGACGTGTCGTGACAATGGGGCGGCTACTCAAAAACGTCGCTTCCTATGTTGTATACTTCATCACTGCGATGCTCGTACTGCCGATGCTTAACATAAATATCGGCCCGTTGCTTGCCGGCGCAGGCGTACTCGGCTTAGCTATCGGCTTTGGTGCGCAAAGTCTCGTGAAGGACGTCATCAGCGGCTTTTTCATCGTACTGGAGGATCAGTTCGCAGTTGGTGATGTCATTCAGACGGGGACGTTTAAAGGAACGGTGGAGCTGATCGGCCTGCGGACGACACGTCTGAAAACATGGACGGGAGAGGTGCATATCATTCCTAATGGTTTGATTGCACAGGTAACGAATTTCTCGCTCAACCATTCGCTGGCTGTCGTGGATGTCGACTTGCCTAACAATTATAAGCCGGATGAGGCGGCAGACAGCATTCGTGAAATGCTGGAGAAGCTCGAAAATCCGAATCTTGTGAAGGTGCCCGATCTGCTGGGCGTTGCTTCGTTAACAACGGCGGATTACAAGCTGCGCATCGTTGCGGAGTGTCTCCCGAATACGGAAGCGGTAGTGTCGCGTCAGATTAACATGGAGCTGCAGCGACTGTTACGAGGACGGGACGAGCCACAAGAAGAACTGGCCTAG
- a CDS encoding SSU ribosomal protein S18P — protein MGFKQREDNGERPERKFRKGGRNKRRKVCYFTVNKIKSIDYKDTDLLRKFISERGKILPRRVTGTSAKYQRALTIAIKRSRQVALLPYTTDN, from the coding sequence ATGGGTTTCAAACAAAGAGAAGACAACGGCGAGCGTCCAGAACGCAAGTTCCGCAAAGGCGGCCGTAACAAGCGCCGTAAAGTCTGCTACTTCACCGTGAACAAAATCAAGAGCATTGATTATAAAGACACGGACCTGCTCCGCAAGTTCATCAGCGAGCGCGGCAAAATTTTGCCACGTCGTGTGACGGGCACAAGTGCGAAATACCAGCGCGCCCTGACGATTGCGATCAAACGCTCTCGCCAAGTGGCTCTGCTGCCTTATACGACGGACAACTAA
- a CDS encoding YjzC-like protein, giving the protein MGERTKFEAGFKAPNDGWYMEAGEDSFHMGISHPKKISLKKGQHFPKNSNHNRVWVKMPKG; this is encoded by the coding sequence ATGGGCGAGCGTACCAAGTTTGAGGCCGGCTTCAAAGCACCCAATGACGGATGGTATATGGAAGCTGGAGAAGATTCCTTCCACATGGGCATTTCCCATCCCAAAAAGATTTCATTGAAAAAGGGACAACATTTTCCAAAGAACTCAAACCATAACCGGGTCTGGGTCAAAATGCCGAAAGGTTAA
- a CDS encoding chromosome partitioning protein — protein sequence MYEIGNIEVTRLSKIIAITNQKGGVGKTTTSVNLGACLASLGKKVLLVDIDPQGNTTSGVGINKADVENSIYDVLINEVDPHDAVMPTAIPNLSIIPATIQLAGAEIELVPTISREVRLKKSLSQLRQEYDYILIDCPPSLGILTINSLTAADSVIIPIQCEYYALEGLSQLLNTVRLVQKHLNTSLKIEGVLLTMFDARTNLGIQVIEEVKKYFQQKVYQTIIPRNVRLSEAPSHGQAIITYDPRSKGAEVYLELAKEVIQYEQAAR from the coding sequence TTGTACGAGATTGGGAATATTGAGGTGACAAGGTTGTCCAAAATAATCGCCATAACGAACCAGAAGGGCGGGGTCGGTAAAACGACCACATCCGTTAATCTGGGGGCATGCCTCGCTTCCTTAGGGAAGAAGGTGCTGCTAGTTGATATTGACCCGCAAGGCAATACAACCAGCGGCGTCGGCATTAATAAGGCTGATGTGGAAAATAGTATTTACGACGTCTTGATCAATGAAGTGGATCCTCATGATGCGGTCATGCCAACTGCGATTCCCAATTTAAGCATCATTCCAGCTACGATTCAATTGGCTGGAGCGGAAATCGAGCTGGTCCCGACGATCTCTCGCGAAGTTAGGCTTAAAAAGTCGCTCTCGCAGCTGCGCCAGGAATACGATTATATTTTAATTGATTGCCCGCCATCACTTGGTATTCTTACTATTAACTCTTTGACGGCGGCTGATTCTGTCATTATTCCTATTCAGTGTGAATACTACGCGTTGGAAGGGCTAAGCCAGCTACTCAACACAGTTCGGCTCGTCCAAAAACATCTCAATACCTCACTAAAAATTGAAGGCGTATTGCTGACGATGTTCGATGCTCGTACAAATCTGGGTATACAAGTTATAGAGGAAGTTAAAAAGTACTTTCAACAAAAGGTGTACCAAACAATCATCCCAAGGAATGTGCGTCTGAGTGAGGCGCCGTCTCATGGACAGGCTATCATTACTTACGATCCTCGTTCCAAAGGCGCCGAGGTTTATCTTGAACTGGCGAAGGAAGTGATTCAATATGAGCAAGCGGCTAGGTAG